The following are encoded in a window of Rhizobium sp. WYJ-E13 genomic DNA:
- a CDS encoding tetratricopeptide repeat protein has protein sequence MAFNDDSFIREVNEELRSDQMKGAVRRFGRYVIAIAVLIVLGTIGKVAYEYWDNTRSSGAGDQFLAAMKLADENKTDEALAALDKLEKEGHGAYPVLARMRAATVQSQKGDNAGAIASFEAIAKDKSVPAAVQDAAKMRAGWLLIENGTYEQVSAAVEEMAVPGNAFRHSAREALGLAAYKAGNMAQARQWFQSIVDDVDSPRNVANRAHMMLDLITASGKAPAAQG, from the coding sequence ATGGCATTCAACGACGACAGCTTCATTCGTGAAGTCAACGAGGAACTGCGTTCCGACCAGATGAAGGGCGCAGTGCGCCGGTTTGGCCGCTATGTCATTGCCATTGCCGTTCTCATCGTGCTCGGAACCATCGGCAAGGTCGCCTACGAATATTGGGACAATACCCGTTCCTCCGGCGCCGGCGACCAATTCCTGGCGGCGATGAAGCTTGCCGACGAGAACAAGACGGACGAGGCGCTCGCCGCACTCGACAAGCTGGAAAAGGAAGGCCACGGCGCCTATCCGGTTCTGGCGCGCATGCGTGCAGCGACCGTCCAGTCGCAGAAGGGCGACAATGCCGGAGCGATCGCGTCCTTCGAGGCCATCGCCAAGGACAAATCCGTCCCGGCCGCCGTGCAGGATGCTGCCAAGATGCGCGCCGGCTGGCTGCTGATCGAGAACGGCACCTATGAACAGGTTTCTGCCGCCGTCGAAGAAATGGCCGTACCGGGGAATGCCTTCCGCCATTCGGCGCGCGAGGCGCTTGGTCTTGCCGCCTACAAGGCCGGCAACATGGCCCAGGCGCGCCAGTGGTTCCAGTCAATCGTCGACGATGTCGACAGCCCACGCAATGTTGCCAATCGCGCTCATATGATGCTTGATCTCATCACCGCATCCGGCAAGGCGCCCGCCGCGCAGGGTTAA
- a CDS encoding NnrU family protein, translating to MALLVLSLILFLGVHLIRVAVPGFRQAMIDGIGKPAWMAIHSVASILTLIFVIYAFGVARSEPIGLLYNPPVGMAHLTVTLMLIAVICLVAGFLPGGYIKTKTKHPIVLSVKIWALAHLLSNGEAYSVLLFTAFLIWGVVLRISLKRRQQRGEITLPTFVSAKYDLYAVIIGAIVWALMIGRVHEWLIGVAPLPMLAS from the coding sequence ATGGCTCTGCTCGTCCTCAGCCTCATTCTCTTCCTCGGCGTTCATCTGATCCGCGTCGCCGTGCCGGGCTTCCGGCAGGCGATGATCGATGGGATCGGCAAGCCTGCCTGGATGGCTATCCATTCGGTTGCGAGCATCCTGACGCTGATCTTCGTGATCTACGCCTTCGGCGTGGCGCGCAGCGAGCCGATCGGCCTCCTTTATAATCCGCCTGTTGGTATGGCCCACCTTACCGTCACGCTGATGCTGATCGCGGTGATCTGTCTGGTCGCCGGTTTCCTGCCAGGCGGCTATATCAAGACGAAGACGAAACATCCGATCGTGCTGTCGGTGAAGATCTGGGCGCTCGCCCATCTATTGTCGAACGGCGAAGCCTATTCGGTGCTGCTTTTTACAGCCTTCCTGATCTGGGGCGTGGTGCTTCGCATCTCGCTGAAGCGGCGCCAGCAGCGCGGAGAGATCACGTTGCCCACCTTCGTGTCGGCCAAGTATGACCTCTACGCCGTCATCATCGGCGCGATCGTCTGGGCGCTGATGATCGGGCGTGTTCACGAATGGCTGATCGGTGTTGCCCCGCTACCGATGCTTGCTTCGTGA
- the gstI gene encoding glutamine synthetase translation inhibitor GstI, translating to MAIGFHRESATIYQFPLKAAQGPNRFERLRMMEREAAGVCDAALDSCWYHDEAVRTDDKKTNS from the coding sequence ATGGCAATCGGTTTCCATCGCGAATCCGCGACGATCTACCAGTTCCCACTCAAGGCTGCTCAAGGCCCGAACCGCTTCGAGCGCCTGCGCATGATGGAGCGGGAGGCGGCTGGTGTGTGCGACGCCGCGCTCGATAGCTGCTGGTATCACGACGAGGCCGTGCGCACGGACGACAAGAAAACCAATTCCTGA
- the der gene encoding ribosome biogenesis GTPase Der, with amino-acid sequence MSFTVAIVGRPNVGKSTLFNRLVGKKLALVDDTPGVTRDRRPGEARLIDLRFTIVDTAGLEEMTDESLQGRMRQQTETAIDEADLSLFVVDAKTGLTPVDTALGEMLRRRGKPVVLVANKSEARGSDSGFYDAYSLGLGEPVPISAEHGQGMLDLRDAIVAALGEDVAYPSKEDVAVTDVDLPQPSGDEGEDDEEPAYDDTKPLRVAIVGRPNAGKSTLINRFLGEDRLLTGPEAGITRDSISVEWDWRGRTIKMFDTAGMRRKAKVIEKLEKLSVADALRAIRFAETVVIVFDATIPFEKQDLHIVDLVLREGRAAVLAFNKWDMIEDRQAVLADLREKTDRLLPQARGIRAVPISGQTGWGLDKLMQSIIDTDRVWNKRISTAKLNRWLEQQQVQHPPPAVSGRRIKLKYMTQVKARPPAFMVSCTRSDALPESYTRYLINGLRADFDMPSVPIRIHYRSPDNPYEGKKKRT; translated from the coding sequence ATGAGTTTTACGGTCGCCATCGTCGGTCGCCCGAATGTCGGCAAGTCGACGCTTTTCAACCGGCTGGTTGGGAAGAAGCTTGCGCTTGTCGATGACACGCCCGGCGTGACCCGCGACCGCCGCCCGGGCGAAGCGCGGCTTATTGACCTGCGTTTTACAATTGTCGATACGGCAGGCCTCGAAGAGATGACGGATGAGAGCCTGCAGGGCCGTATGCGGCAGCAGACGGAAACGGCAATCGACGAGGCCGATCTATCGCTCTTCGTCGTCGATGCTAAAACCGGGCTGACGCCGGTCGATACGGCGCTCGGCGAGATGCTGCGCCGTCGCGGAAAGCCGGTCGTGCTCGTTGCCAACAAGTCCGAGGCGCGCGGTTCCGACAGCGGTTTCTACGATGCCTACTCGCTGGGGCTTGGCGAACCCGTGCCGATTTCGGCCGAACATGGGCAGGGCATGCTCGATCTGCGCGACGCCATCGTTGCTGCGCTCGGCGAGGATGTCGCTTATCCGTCGAAAGAAGACGTTGCCGTCACCGATGTCGACCTGCCGCAACCATCAGGCGACGAGGGTGAAGACGACGAAGAGCCCGCCTATGACGACACCAAGCCGCTGCGTGTTGCGATCGTCGGTCGTCCGAACGCCGGCAAGTCGACGCTCATCAATCGGTTCCTCGGCGAGGACCGGCTGCTGACGGGGCCGGAAGCCGGCATAACGCGCGATTCCATCTCCGTGGAATGGGACTGGCGGGGCCGCACGATCAAGATGTTCGATACGGCCGGCATGCGCCGCAAGGCCAAGGTGATCGAGAAGCTGGAAAAGCTTTCCGTCGCCGATGCGCTGCGCGCCATCCGCTTTGCCGAAACCGTCGTTATCGTCTTCGATGCGACGATCCCCTTCGAGAAGCAGGATCTCCATATCGTCGACCTCGTGTTGCGCGAAGGCCGCGCGGCGGTTCTCGCATTCAACAAGTGGGACATGATCGAGGATCGCCAGGCCGTGCTCGCTGACCTGCGCGAGAAGACCGACCGGTTACTGCCGCAGGCGCGCGGCATTCGTGCCGTGCCGATCTCCGGCCAGACCGGCTGGGGGCTCGACAAGCTGATGCAGTCGATCATCGATACCGATCGCGTCTGGAACAAGCGCATCTCGACCGCCAAGCTCAATCGCTGGCTGGAGCAGCAGCAGGTGCAGCACCCGCCACCGGCCGTTTCCGGGCGTCGCATCAAGCTCAAGTACATGACGCAGGTAAAGGCTCGCCCGCCGGCCTTCATGGTGTCCTGCACCCGCTCGGACGCCCTGCCGGAATCCTATACGCGCTACCTGATCAACGGGCTGCGCGCTGATTTCGACATGCCGAGCGTACCGATCCGGATCCACTACCGGTCGCCGGACAATCCCTATGAGGGGAAGAAGAAGCGGACTTAG
- a CDS encoding sugar kinase, translating to MSGRFLSIGECMVELSQAGEGLLRKGFAGDTFNTAWYARACLPPAWSVDYFTALGDDPMSDEMVAFMGKAGIGTDLICRIKGKTPGLYMINLKNGERSFSYWRDSSAARSLAADPDRLREAVESADVIYFSGITLAILSHDDTETLLAEIRRAKAVGKFVVFDPNIRPRLWSSYDVMHTTISEGGRASSLVMPSFDDEVAHFGDASIEATIERYRGLGALHVVVKNGAEGATLSFANEQMHVPAEKVKKVVDTTSAGDSFNGAFLAHYLENRDAPAAARFGAKIAARVVSEHGALVPKEKLDL from the coding sequence TTGAGCGGACGGTTTTTGTCGATTGGCGAATGCATGGTGGAGCTCTCGCAGGCAGGTGAAGGCCTGCTGCGGAAAGGCTTTGCCGGCGATACTTTCAACACCGCATGGTACGCCCGCGCCTGCCTGCCGCCCGCCTGGTCGGTCGATTATTTCACCGCCCTCGGCGATGATCCGATGTCTGACGAAATGGTCGCCTTCATGGGCAAAGCCGGCATCGGCACGGACCTCATCTGCCGCATCAAGGGCAAGACGCCTGGCCTCTACATGATCAATCTGAAGAACGGCGAACGCTCCTTCAGCTACTGGCGCGATAGCTCTGCCGCCCGTAGCCTGGCCGCCGATCCCGACCGCCTGCGTGAGGCGGTGGAAAGTGCCGATGTCATCTATTTCTCCGGCATCACGCTCGCCATCCTTTCCCATGACGACACCGAGACGCTGCTTGCGGAAATCCGCCGTGCCAAGGCGGTCGGCAAGTTTGTCGTCTTCGACCCGAATATCCGCCCTCGCCTCTGGTCGAGCTACGATGTGATGCACACGACGATCAGCGAAGGCGGACGCGCCTCCTCGCTTGTCATGCCGAGCTTCGACGACGAGGTTGCCCATTTCGGCGATGCCTCCATCGAAGCCACCATTGAGCGCTATCGCGGGCTCGGCGCCTTGCATGTCGTCGTCAAGAACGGCGCGGAAGGCGCAACGCTGAGCTTCGCCAATGAGCAGATGCATGTGCCAGCGGAAAAGGTAAAAAAAGTCGTCGATACCACCAGCGCCGGCGACAGCTTCAACGGTGCATTTCTGGCTCATTATCTGGAAAACCGGGATGCCCCGGCAGCCGCCCGCTTCGGGGCTAAAATCGCCGCCCGCGTCGTCAGCGAACATGGTGCACTCGTGCCGAAGGAAAAGCTCGACCTCTGA
- a CDS encoding MarR family winged helix-turn-helix transcriptional regulator: MSDQLKLDTFICFAVYTASHAFNRVYKPLLDELGLTYPQYLAMVCLWEEDGQTVGGLGEKLFLESSTLTPLLKRLETAGYIRRERSREDERVVVLRLTEEGKRLKEKAETVPGCIIDASGRSGDELARLQAEIVALREALNKSAS; the protein is encoded by the coding sequence ATGTCGGACCAGCTGAAACTCGATACGTTCATCTGTTTTGCCGTCTATACGGCAAGCCACGCCTTCAACCGCGTCTATAAGCCGCTGCTCGACGAGCTCGGTCTCACCTACCCGCAATATCTGGCCATGGTCTGTCTCTGGGAAGAAGACGGCCAGACCGTCGGTGGCCTCGGCGAAAAGCTCTTCCTGGAATCGAGCACGCTGACCCCGCTCCTGAAACGTCTGGAAACGGCAGGCTATATCCGTCGCGAACGCAGCAGAGAGGACGAGCGCGTCGTCGTGCTGCGCCTGACGGAGGAAGGCAAGCGGCTGAAGGAAAAGGCCGAGACCGTGCCGGGCTGCATCATCGACGCCAGCGGCCGCAGTGGAGATGAGCTTGCACGGCTGCAGGCAGAGATCGTCGCGCTGCGCGAAGCACTGAACAAGAGCGCATCCTGA
- a CDS encoding alpha/beta hydrolase, translated as MSGIKTAVSAAAILAASAIGAFADPVLEPTTQKFIDSLAGSKPIYTFSPDEARNILAGAQKGDVKKLAAREEDKVIKVGPTGSVKLRVVRPEGAKGTLPVVMYFHGGGWVLGDTDTHDRLVREIANGAKAAVVFVDYDRSPEARYPIAIEQAYAATKYIADHAKEFHIDASRLAVAGDSVGGNMAAVVTLLAKERGGPDIDQQVLFYPVTDANFDTGSYNQFANGPWLTKEAMKWFWNAYLPDEAKRKEPTASPLQASLEQLNGLPPALIITDENDVLRDEGEAYGRKLTQAGVKVTSIRFNGTIHDFVLLNAIAETPAVRGAISVANDTLQAALHK; from the coding sequence ATGTCTGGCATCAAGACCGCAGTTTCCGCAGCAGCAATTCTGGCAGCGTCCGCCATCGGAGCGTTTGCCGATCCGGTGCTGGAACCGACAACACAGAAATTCATCGATAGCCTGGCAGGCTCCAAGCCGATCTATACCTTCTCGCCTGATGAGGCCCGCAACATCCTCGCCGGCGCCCAGAAGGGTGACGTGAAGAAGCTGGCAGCCCGGGAAGAGGACAAGGTCATCAAGGTCGGCCCGACCGGCAGCGTCAAGCTGCGCGTCGTTCGCCCCGAGGGTGCCAAGGGCACGCTGCCTGTCGTCATGTATTTCCATGGCGGCGGCTGGGTGCTGGGTGATACCGATACGCATGACCGGCTCGTGCGCGAGATCGCCAACGGCGCCAAGGCTGCTGTCGTCTTCGTCGATTACGATCGTTCGCCGGAAGCGCGTTATCCGATTGCTATCGAACAGGCCTATGCCGCAACGAAATATATCGCCGATCACGCCAAGGAATTCCATATCGATGCCAGCCGCCTTGCTGTTGCCGGCGACAGTGTCGGCGGTAACATGGCAGCCGTCGTGACGCTGCTTGCCAAGGAACGCGGCGGTCCCGATATCGACCAGCAGGTGCTGTTCTACCCCGTGACCGATGCCAATTTCGACACTGGCTCCTACAATCAGTTCGCCAATGGCCCTTGGCTGACCAAGGAAGCCATGAAGTGGTTCTGGAACGCCTATCTGCCTGACGAAGCCAAGCGCAAGGAGCCGACCGCTTCGCCGCTGCAGGCTTCGCTCGAGCAGCTGAACGGCCTGCCGCCGGCACTGATCATCACCGATGAAAACGACGTCTTGCGCGACGAAGGCGAAGCCTATGGCCGCAAGCTTACCCAGGCGGGCGTGAAGGTGACGTCGATCCGCTTCAACGGCACGATCCACGATTTCGTACTTCTGAACGCGATTGCCGAAACGCCGGCTGTGCGCGGCGCGATCTCCGTCGCCAACGACACGCTGCAGGCCGCCCTTCACAAGTAA
- a CDS encoding glutamine synthetase beta-grasp domain-containing protein: protein MTKYKLEYIWLDGYTPVPNLRGKTQIKEFDNFPTLEQLPLWGFDGSSTMQAEGRSSDCVLKPVAVYPDPARTNGVLVMCEVMMPDGVTPHASNARATILDDEDAWFGFEQEYFFFENGRPLGFPESGYPAPQGPYYTGVGYSNVGSVAREIVEEHLDLCLAAGINHEGINAEVAKGQWEFQIFGKGSKKAADQIWMARYLLQRLTEKYGIDIEYHCKPLGDTDWNGSGMHCNFSTKYMREVGGKAYFEALMAQFEKNLMDHINVYGPDNDKRLTGKHETAPWNKFSYGVADRGASIRVPHSFIKNDYKGYLEDRRPNSQGDPYQIASQVLKTISEVPTSGSASAAA from the coding sequence ATGACAAAGTATAAGCTCGAGTATATTTGGCTCGATGGGTACACCCCGGTACCGAACCTGCGTGGCAAGACGCAGATCAAGGAATTCGATAATTTCCCGACGCTCGAACAGCTCCCGCTCTGGGGCTTCGACGGTTCGTCGACGATGCAGGCCGAAGGCCGCAGCTCGGATTGCGTGCTGAAGCCGGTTGCCGTCTATCCCGATCCGGCTCGCACCAACGGCGTGCTCGTCATGTGCGAAGTCATGATGCCGGATGGCGTCACCCCGCACGCAAGCAACGCTCGCGCAACCATTCTCGATGACGAAGACGCTTGGTTCGGCTTCGAACAGGAATATTTCTTCTTCGAGAACGGCCGTCCGCTCGGCTTCCCGGAGAGCGGCTACCCGGCTCCGCAGGGTCCGTACTATACCGGCGTCGGCTATTCGAACGTCGGTTCGGTTGCTCGCGAAATCGTCGAAGAGCACCTCGACCTCTGCCTCGCTGCCGGCATCAACCACGAAGGCATCAATGCCGAAGTGGCCAAGGGCCAGTGGGAATTCCAGATTTTCGGCAAGGGCTCCAAGAAGGCGGCCGACCAGATCTGGATGGCGCGCTACCTGTTGCAGCGCCTGACCGAGAAGTACGGCATCGACATCGAGTATCATTGCAAGCCGCTCGGCGACACCGACTGGAACGGCTCGGGCATGCACTGCAACTTCTCGACCAAGTACATGCGCGAAGTTGGTGGCAAGGCCTATTTCGAAGCACTGATGGCTCAGTTCGAAAAGAACCTGATGGACCACATCAATGTCTACGGTCCTGACAACGACAAGCGCCTGACCGGCAAGCACGAGACGGCTCCGTGGAACAAGTTCTCCTACGGCGTTGCTGACCGTGGCGCCTCGATCCGCGTTCCGCACTCGTTCATCAAGAATGATTACAAGGGCTATCTGGAAGATCGTCGCCCGAACTCCCAGGGCGACCCCTACCAGATCGCATCGCAGGTTCTGAAGACGATCTCGGAAGTTCCGACCTCCGGCTCTGCTTCGGCCGCAGCCTAA
- a CDS encoding ABC transporter permease, with protein MILNPAKRELLAAELLEAEGLSPEGRSLTKDALRRLSRNKAAVISIGILVLLILAAFLGPNFIPFNYEDPDWAAFRAPPSFENGHYFGTDPNGRDLLARVLYGTRISLAVALTATLVSVVIGVLYGAVSGYIGGRLDSIMMRFVDIMYALPYILFVILLMVIFGRNVYLLFAAIGALEWLTMARIVRGQTLSLKHREFVEAARASGQKPFKIITKHIIPNLVGPVVIFAALTVPEIIATESFLSYLGFGVQEPLTSLGTLIAEGTDAMESMPWLLVFPASFLVALLLSLLFIGDGLRDAFDPKDR; from the coding sequence ATGATCCTAAATCCTGCAAAAAGAGAGCTGCTCGCAGCCGAGTTGCTGGAAGCGGAAGGCCTGTCTCCGGAAGGCCGCTCGCTGACTAAGGATGCGTTGCGCCGCCTCTCGCGCAACAAGGCGGCCGTCATATCGATCGGCATACTCGTGTTGCTGATCCTTGCCGCCTTCCTCGGCCCGAACTTCATCCCCTTCAACTATGAAGACCCGGACTGGGCCGCCTTCCGCGCGCCGCCATCCTTCGAAAACGGCCACTATTTCGGCACAGACCCGAACGGCCGCGACCTGCTCGCCCGCGTGCTCTACGGCACGCGCATCTCGCTGGCCGTCGCGTTGACGGCAACCCTGGTCTCCGTCGTCATCGGCGTGCTCTACGGTGCGGTCTCCGGTTATATTGGCGGCAGACTGGACTCCATCATGATGCGCTTCGTCGACATCATGTACGCACTCCCCTACATTCTCTTCGTTATCCTGCTGATGGTCATCTTCGGCCGCAACGTCTACCTGCTCTTTGCAGCGATCGGCGCGCTCGAATGGCTGACCATGGCCCGTATCGTGCGTGGTCAGACCCTGTCGCTCAAGCATCGCGAATTCGTGGAAGCGGCCCGCGCCTCGGGTCAGAAGCCTTTCAAGATCATTACCAAGCACATCATCCCGAACCTCGTCGGCCCCGTCGTCATTTTCGCGGCGCTGACCGTACCGGAGATCATCGCGACCGAGAGCTTCCTTTCCTATCTCGGCTTCGGCGTTCAGGAGCCGCTGACTTCGCTCGGCACCCTGATTGCCGAAGGCACCGATGCCATGGAAAGCATGCCCTGGCTGCTGGTCTTCCCGGCAAGCTTCCTTGTGGCCCTGCTCCTCAGCCTGCTGTTCATCGGCGACGGGCTGCGCGATGCGTTCGACCCGAAGGATCGATAG
- a CDS encoding ABC transporter ATP-binding protein, whose product MAERSLLRVENLTTQFEIPSKSFFKPPLMLTAVNNVSFDLAEGRTLGIVGESGCGKSTLGRSILRLLKSQKGRILWQGRNLLDLSDEEMRAARRDMQIIFQDPIASLDPRMTVGDIIAEPLTVFEPKLSKAQRLERVREIMAAVGLVPEMINRYPHEFSGGQAQRIGIARAVVTRPKLIICDEPVSALDVSIQGQVITLLRKLRKEFGLTLIFISHDLSVVRLISDDVLVLYLGKVVEAGDCATVFEHPAHPYTQALFSAAPIPDPKLARLRSRIRLQGDPPSPLNPPQGCVFSPRCWKATDVCRTEMPPTELVRPGQTAACYHMDRP is encoded by the coding sequence ATGGCTGAGCGCTCGCTTCTGAGGGTCGAGAACCTGACGACCCAGTTCGAGATCCCCTCAAAATCCTTCTTCAAACCGCCGCTGATGCTGACGGCCGTCAACAATGTCAGCTTCGATCTCGCCGAAGGCCGCACGCTTGGCATCGTCGGCGAATCCGGCTGCGGCAAGTCGACGCTCGGCCGCTCCATCCTGCGTCTTCTGAAGTCGCAGAAGGGGCGCATCCTCTGGCAGGGCCGTAATCTGCTCGATCTCTCCGACGAGGAAATGCGCGCCGCCCGCCGCGACATGCAGATCATCTTCCAGGATCCGATCGCCTCGCTCGATCCGCGCATGACGGTCGGTGACATTATTGCCGAACCGCTCACCGTCTTCGAGCCAAAGCTCTCGAAAGCCCAGCGCCTCGAACGCGTACGCGAGATCATGGCGGCCGTCGGTCTCGTGCCTGAAATGATCAATCGCTATCCGCACGAATTTTCGGGCGGTCAGGCGCAACGTATCGGCATTGCCCGTGCTGTCGTCACGCGGCCGAAGCTCATCATCTGCGACGAGCCGGTCTCGGCGCTCGACGTGTCGATCCAGGGCCAGGTCATCACACTGCTTCGCAAGCTGCGCAAGGAGTTCGGCTTGACGTTGATCTTCATCAGCCACGACCTCTCGGTCGTGCGCCTGATCTCGGATGACGTGCTGGTGCTCTATCTCGGCAAGGTGGTCGAAGCCGGCGATTGCGCCACCGTCTTCGAACATCCGGCGCATCCCTATACGCAGGCGCTCTTCTCGGCGGCGCCGATCCCGGATCCAAAGCTCGCGCGTCTGCGCAGCCGCATCCGCCTGCAGGGCGATCCACCTTCGCCGCTGAATCCGCCACAGGGCTGCGTCTTCTCGCCGCGCTGCTGGAAGGCAACGGATGTCTGTCGCACCGAAATGCCGCCGACGGAGCTCGTCCGCCCAGGGCAGACGGCGGCCTGCTATCATATGGACAGGCCCTGA
- a CDS encoding ABC transporter ATP-binding protein, with translation MISEKQKDTLLELKDYSITFETPEGQVKAVSNMNLTVRRGERIAIVGESGSGKSQTFLGIMGLLAKNGRTTGQALLEGQDVLSLKPRELDRVRGKDMAMVFQDPMTALNPSLRISRQLTEQLEIHRGFTARAASAEALDMLKRVGIPDPTRRFNLYPHELSGGMRQRIVIAMALLTKPKLLIADEPTTALDVTIQAQILDLFNDLTAEMNTALLMITHDLGVVAGLADRVAVMYAGRIVEEAPVDELFENPAHPYTAALHASIPRPDQDVDDLVVIPGRPPNLQHLPKGCNFSPRCSQVQDDCIDRPPQLQQQGASHCAACFHPFPRREELLIHG, from the coding sequence ATGATCTCAGAAAAACAAAAAGATACCCTTCTCGAACTCAAGGATTACTCGATCACCTTCGAGACCCCCGAGGGCCAGGTGAAGGCGGTCTCCAACATGAACCTGACGGTTCGCCGCGGCGAACGTATCGCCATCGTCGGTGAATCCGGTTCAGGCAAGAGCCAGACGTTCCTTGGCATCATGGGACTGCTCGCCAAGAACGGCAGAACGACCGGCCAGGCATTGCTGGAAGGCCAGGACGTGCTGTCGCTGAAGCCACGCGAACTCGACCGTGTCCGCGGCAAGGACATGGCCATGGTCTTCCAGGACCCGATGACGGCACTCAATCCGTCTCTCCGCATCTCCCGGCAACTGACGGAACAGCTTGAGATCCACCGCGGCTTTACCGCCAGGGCGGCATCTGCCGAAGCGCTCGATATGCTGAAGCGTGTCGGCATTCCTGATCCCACGCGTCGTTTCAACCTCTATCCGCACGAGCTTTCCGGCGGCATGCGCCAGCGCATCGTCATCGCCATGGCGCTGCTCACCAAGCCGAAACTGCTGATCGCCGACGAGCCGACGACCGCGCTCGATGTGACCATCCAGGCGCAGATCCTCGATCTCTTCAATGATCTGACGGCGGAAATGAACACGGCGCTTCTGATGATCACCCACGACCTCGGTGTCGTGGCTGGTCTCGCAGACAGGGTTGCCGTCATGTATGCCGGCCGCATCGTCGAGGAAGCTCCGGTCGACGAACTCTTCGAAAACCCGGCGCATCCCTATACAGCAGCGCTGCACGCTTCGATCCCGCGCCCGGATCAGGATGTCGACGATCTCGTCGTCATCCCCGGCCGCCCGCCGAACCTGCAGCATCTGCCCAAGGGCTGCAATTTCTCGCCACGCTGTTCGCAGGTCCAGGACGATTGCATCGACCGCCCGCCGCAGCTTCAACAGCAGGGAGCAAGCCATTGCGCAGCCTGCTTCCATCCCTTCCCCCGCCGCGAGGAGTTGCTGATCCATGGCTGA
- a CDS encoding glycosyltransferase family 1 protein, with product MLQRPSSSYSGESWASAAAAGVVPERLVIVTDAWHPQVNGVVRSIENTNRELAKMGVEVSMVTPERFASIPCPTYPEIRLSIAWYGRVAREIEKHNPSYVHIATEGPLGLTARRWCLRKRMPFSTSYHTRFPEYVSARLPIPQSWLYAFIRWFHNGGAGCMVATPSLARELAAKGVKNLMPWSRGIDATQFHPMPLEEKPFGLPRPIFMTVGRVALEKNLPAFLDLDLPGSKVVVGDGPARADLEQRYPDVHFTGIKLGEDLAKAYAQADVFVFPSLTDTFGNTILEALASGVPVAAYPVTGPLDIIGEESLVGALDEDLQMACLAALSASREKARELAMQYSWEAATLQFINNIRAANGVITPKWKKAWQYATKSLPRRKPGENAGPLPPTD from the coding sequence ATGCTGCAACGTCCGTCAAGTTCATATAGCGGCGAAAGCTGGGCTAGTGCTGCGGCCGCTGGGGTTGTGCCCGAGCGGCTGGTGATCGTGACTGACGCCTGGCACCCGCAGGTCAATGGCGTTGTCCGCTCGATCGAGAACACCAATCGGGAACTCGCCAAGATGGGCGTCGAAGTCTCGATGGTGACGCCGGAGCGCTTCGCAAGCATCCCCTGCCCCACCTATCCCGAGATTCGCCTGTCGATCGCCTGGTATGGCCGTGTTGCCCGCGAGATCGAAAAGCACAATCCTTCCTACGTCCACATCGCGACGGAAGGCCCTCTGGGACTGACGGCGCGCCGCTGGTGCCTCCGCAAGCGCATGCCGTTCTCCACGAGCTACCACACCCGTTTCCCCGAATATGTTTCAGCCCGCCTGCCAATCCCCCAGAGCTGGCTCTATGCTTTCATACGGTGGTTCCACAACGGCGGCGCAGGCTGCATGGTCGCAACGCCCAGCCTCGCCCGGGAACTCGCTGCAAAGGGCGTGAAGAACCTCATGCCGTGGAGCCGCGGCATCGATGCGACGCAATTCCACCCGATGCCGTTGGAAGAGAAACCCTTCGGCCTTCCCCGTCCGATTTTCATGACGGTCGGCCGCGTGGCGCTGGAAAAGAACCTGCCGGCTTTCCTCGATCTCGACCTGCCCGGCTCGAAGGTGGTGGTCGGCGACGGCCCGGCGCGCGCGGATTTGGAGCAGCGCTATCCGGATGTGCACTTCACCGGCATCAAGCTCGGTGAGGATCTGGCAAAGGCCTATGCGCAGGCCGATGTCTTCGTCTTCCCGTCGCTGACGGATACGTTCGGCAATACCATTCTGGAAGCGCTTGCGTCGGGCGTTCCAGTCGCGGCCTATCCCGTCACCGGCCCGCTGGATATCATCGGCGAGGAAAGCCTCGTCGGTGCGCTGGACGAGGATCTGCAGATGGCCTGCCTTGCTGCGCTTTCCGCCTCGCGGGAGAAGGCGCGCGAGCTCGCCATGCAATATTCCTGGGAAGCGGCGACGCTGCAGTTCATCAACAATATCCGCGCCGCCAACGGCGTCATCACGCCGAAATGGAAGAAGGCTTGGCAGTATGCCACCAAATCCCTTCCAAGAAGAAAGCCCGGCGAAAACGCCGGGCCTCTTCCGCCCACTGATTGA